The segment TCGGGTGGTACTGTCGTGGAATTACAGCTACTCGAAGTTGTTGAAATCGAAGCGTACGAAATCCCAGAGCTTTTAGAGCTCGAATCGGATGTGTTGGAAGCCCTTTTACGGTCAAATTTAGGGTCACCGTTAGTAGGGCAATGGTGAATATAATGTCCACCCACATTGCATCGATGGCAGACATAACTCCGCGGCGGAATTGGCCGCCACTTCCCCTGGGTTTTAACAGATGAAATTTTAAACCTATGGTCGATTTTGGTTTCTTTACAATGGGCATCTCCTGGTTTCGCAATTGAGTTGTTGGAAATAGAAGTAAAATCAAGTCCGAAATCATCGAAATCGAAGCCTTGCTCTTGAAGCTCCTCTTTCACAACAACAGATGGTGAGTTGGTTTGGATATTGGGTTTTTCTTCTCCGCCGATAACGATGGGTAATCCAGGCGGTCGAGGAACACGACGGATCAAAAGGAAAGAGTTTGCGAGGATCAAAGACGAGCCATTGGCCAACTGTTGATCGGTTTTGGCATCGGAGATGAGTAAATCGAAATCGTTGCCATTACCGTAGCGTTTGGAAGCGAAGATTTGGTGTTTGAAATCGGAGAGTGAAATGAAAGGACCGTCGATGGGAAGGGAGTGGGAATCTTTGGAGCTCTTGAACTTGTAATACACCACCGCCATGGATGGAACAGAGGAGTAATGTTTGATGAAAGGAGAGAATTGGGGTTTTCTTTTTTCTCGAGATGTTAGAATGAAATTTGAATTTGGTTTCTACAATTTATAGGGAAAAAAAGAGGGAATTTGGATAACAAGACTTTCATTAACATTTGGATATCAAGACTTTCATTAGCATTTGGATAATAGTAGCTcggtttatctaaattaatttttttactttaggtttagtttggtttaacaaataattttttttaatttgatccaatttaaaaaaataaattcgggctagccttttcatattttatctttttagatttattttatttaaataattttttaaatataatacaataaacgcattaaaaactctaaaataaaaattttctaacacattaaaaaaactattgtaaataaaataaatattttattatattaaaaataaatataataattgttatattgtattaaatataattttaaaattttatatattgggTTGGGTTATTTTGTTTGGTAAGCTTTTTAGGTTTTGGGTAATGAATTTTATTTGTTATTGGGTTAGtgatttaatatatatgtatgtatattgtTAAACTAAGACTTAtttgataatatgttttgatataacaaattaaaatgtttttgaataaaagttaaGTTGAACACATTGATAAAATCAATTTGAAATGGTTTCAATTAAATCAAACATTTTCAATCATGTTAAAACTGTTTTTAAACAAGTCAGAATTGTTATACTTTTTAGCCTGGCGTATCGATAGTTTTGAAGATATCGATACTAATTCTaaaatcgataccaaattgaCATTCTATTTTCATGATTTTTCAAACAATGacaaaaagtattgataccttTTCAAAAAGTATCTATACCTTTTAGCAAGTATTGATATCTCTGCTCCAACAGTCATTGAAATCTGCATTGATTAAAAAAAATCGATACCCTTTTAGTATGTACCGATATTCGATGTTGCAAGTGAATTGAATGAACTGGTATTTCAATACCAATGGCTATATTCAATTCATCAACAACCACAACGGTTGGAAATCAATTAGACATTATAAATACCATCTTCC is part of the Gossypium arboreum isolate Shixiya-1 chromosome 5, ASM2569848v2, whole genome shotgun sequence genome and harbors:
- the LOC108450849 gene encoding E3 ubiquitin ligase PQT3-like, whose translation is MAVVYYKFKSSKDSHSLPIDGPFISLSDFKHQIFASKRYGNGNDFDLLISDAKTDQQLANGSSLILANSFLLIRRVPRPPGLPIVIGGEEKPNIQTNSPSVVVKEELQEQGFDFDDFGLDFTSISNNSIAKPGDAHCKETKIDHRFKISSVKTQGKWRPIPPRSYVCHRCNVGGHYIHHCPTNGDPKFDRKRASNTSDSSSKSSGISYASISTTSSSCNSTTVPPELHCPLCKQVLEDAVLTRCCFASFCEKCVRDRIVSMATCVCRRQIVADDILPNMTLRGTINRFLNNQSGGETSATKRKLVNAENEDEEQRKKTKKTEQRPVIKA